A part of Streptomyces sp. NBC_00557 genomic DNA contains:
- a CDS encoding L-threonylcarbamoyladenylate synthase — protein sequence MTARTSDIEKATEVLRAGGLVALPTETVYGLGANAEDPAAVARIFQVKGRPPSHPLIVHIGGAEHLDDWVADVPATARLLAEHFWPGPLTLVLRRGRRVPLEATGGLETVAVRVPGHPVALELLSAFGGGVTAPSANRFGSVSPTTADHVRAELGDAVDFVLDGGPCEVGVESTIVDATGDTPSILRPGGVTREDLEAVLGRPVAVPSTSRVRVPGQHPSHYAPRARVVLVEPEKVVIEAELAQELGHKVGVFLPPSLADAPVRAHAVVAVPGSTAAYARRLYGFLRELDERGCDLIIASLPVEEGLGLAIANRLRRAAGPRPS from the coding sequence GTGACAGCAAGAACCAGTGACATCGAGAAGGCGACCGAGGTCCTGCGCGCCGGGGGCCTCGTGGCTCTCCCGACCGAAACCGTCTACGGCCTCGGCGCCAACGCCGAGGACCCCGCCGCCGTCGCGCGCATCTTCCAGGTCAAGGGACGCCCGCCGTCCCACCCGCTGATCGTCCACATCGGCGGCGCCGAGCACCTGGACGACTGGGTCGCGGACGTGCCCGCGACCGCGCGCCTACTGGCCGAGCATTTTTGGCCGGGGCCCCTCACGCTGGTCCTGCGGCGCGGTCGACGGGTGCCCCTCGAGGCCACGGGCGGGCTGGAGACGGTGGCCGTGCGCGTCCCCGGCCACCCGGTCGCGCTCGAGTTGCTGTCGGCGTTCGGCGGCGGTGTCACGGCTCCGTCCGCCAACCGCTTCGGCTCGGTCAGCCCCACCACGGCGGACCACGTCCGGGCGGAGCTCGGCGACGCCGTCGACTTCGTACTGGACGGCGGCCCCTGCGAGGTCGGTGTCGAGTCGACCATCGTCGACGCCACGGGCGACACCCCGAGCATCCTCCGGCCGGGCGGCGTGACGCGCGAGGACCTCGAAGCGGTGCTGGGCCGCCCGGTCGCGGTGCCCTCGACGAGCCGGGTCCGGGTGCCGGGCCAGCACCCCTCGCACTACGCGCCGCGGGCGCGGGTCGTCCTCGTCGAGCCGGAGAAGGTCGTCATCGAAGCGGAGCTCGCACAGGAGCTGGGGCACAAGGTCGGCGTCTTCCTTCCCCCCTCCCTCGCCGACGCTCCGGTGCGGGCACACGCCGTCGTGGCGGTCCCCGGTTCGACCGCCGCCTACGCGCGGAGGCTGTACGGGTTCCTGCGCGAGCTGGACGAGCGCGGGTGCGACCTCATCATCGCGTCCCTGCCGGTGGAGGAGGGACTGGGCCTGGCGATCGCCAACCGGCTCCGCCGCGCCGCGGGACCCCGGCCCTCCTGA
- a CDS encoding SAM-dependent methyltransferase, translated as MSSTSASRDIDTSRPHSARMYDYYLGGKDHFEVDKQAAEAVASVYPGIFVCARENRSFMHRATRVLAREYGIRQWLDIGTGIPTEPNLHQVAQSVVPEARVVYADNDPLVLKYAERLMRSTVQGRTAYIEADVNDPAALLDAPVLTEVLDLNKPVALSLNALMHFVPDRQDPYGIVSRLLDALPSGSALALSHCTPDFDPDTWQKVTDIYVDAGTPVQFRTRADVARFFDGLELLDPGITLGHRWRPDPPSEGAAGAQPPTDAEVSLWTGVGIKP; from the coding sequence ATGAGCAGCACGTCGGCCTCGCGGGACATCGACACCAGCAGGCCCCACTCCGCACGCATGTACGACTACTACCTCGGCGGCAAGGACCACTTCGAGGTGGACAAGCAGGCAGCCGAGGCTGTCGCGTCGGTGTATCCGGGGATCTTCGTGTGCGCCCGTGAGAACCGGTCCTTCATGCACCGGGCGACTCGCGTGCTCGCGCGGGAGTACGGCATCCGCCAGTGGCTGGACATCGGCACCGGCATCCCGACCGAGCCGAACCTGCACCAGGTGGCCCAGTCCGTCGTCCCCGAGGCCCGGGTCGTCTACGCCGACAACGACCCTCTCGTGCTGAAGTACGCCGAGCGCCTGATGCGCAGCACGGTCCAGGGCCGCACCGCGTACATCGAGGCCGACGTCAACGACCCCGCCGCCCTGCTGGACGCGCCCGTCCTCACCGAGGTGCTGGACCTGAACAAGCCGGTGGCGCTGTCCCTCAACGCCCTGATGCACTTCGTCCCGGACCGGCAGGACCCGTACGGGATCGTCAGCCGTCTGCTCGACGCCCTGCCCTCCGGCAGCGCCCTGGCGCTGAGCCACTGCACGCCCGACTTCGATCCGGACACCTGGCAGAAGGTCACCGACATCTACGTCGACGCGGGAACCCCGGTGCAGTTCCGCACCCGCGCCGACGTCGCCCGCTTCTTCGACGGCCTGGAACTCCTCGACCCCGGCATCACGCTGGGCCACCGCTGGCGTCCCGACCCGCCGAGCGAGGGCGCCGCCGGGGCCCAGCCGCCCACGGACGCCGAAGTCAGCCTGTGGACGGGTGTCGGCATCAAGCCGTAG
- a CDS encoding DUF397 domain-containing protein encodes MTTSHGRVYNGMPASDLGEHGWECPWSGPNGGQCVETKQLADGRVALRQSTDPSGPALIYTTAEISAFLEGVKKGLADHLVAG; translated from the coding sequence ATGACCACAAGCCATGGCAGGGTCTACAACGGGATGCCCGCTTCCGACCTCGGTGAGCACGGCTGGGAGTGCCCGTGGAGCGGGCCCAACGGGGGCCAGTGCGTGGAGACCAAGCAACTCGCCGACGGCCGTGTCGCGCTGCGGCAGTCGACGGATCCTTCGGGGCCCGCGCTGATCTACACCACCGCGGAGATCAGCGCGTTCCTCGAAGGAGTCAAGAAGGGCCTAGCCGATCATCTGGTGGCCGGCTGA
- a CDS encoding helix-turn-helix domain-containing protein yields MMEGRSGAGTSAPTVLRMILGRRLRERRQSADVSLEDAARALRVKPLTIRRLEKAEVALKPLYVEKLLEAYGADRQEIDEFVALAERANEPGWWHAYRDVLPSWFSAYVSLESSARTLRTYEPHYVTGLLQTYDYARAVLRGGFPNDSEEDLERRVQLRLRRQNLLEGKDAPTLWVVMEEAVLHRVVGGAEVMRAQIDRLLEASELEHISIDVVPFSAGAHVGACAPFTYFRFEEPELPDVVYSEILTASMYLDQRSDVAAHLEAHNRMSLLTSSADSRALLQHMRKEYS; encoded by the coding sequence GTGATGGAGGGCCGTTCGGGGGCGGGGACCAGCGCGCCGACAGTGCTTCGGATGATCCTCGGCCGGCGGCTGCGGGAGAGGCGGCAGAGCGCCGACGTGTCGCTGGAGGACGCCGCCAGGGCCCTGCGGGTGAAGCCGCTGACGATCCGGCGCCTGGAAAAGGCGGAGGTCGCTCTCAAGCCCCTGTACGTGGAGAAGCTGCTGGAGGCGTACGGCGCCGACCGCCAGGAGATCGACGAGTTCGTCGCCCTCGCCGAGCGGGCCAACGAACCGGGCTGGTGGCACGCCTACCGCGACGTGCTGCCCAGCTGGTTCTCCGCCTACGTCAGCCTGGAGAGCAGCGCCAGGACTCTGCGCACCTATGAGCCGCACTACGTCACCGGGCTCCTGCAGACGTACGACTACGCGCGCGCCGTCCTGCGCGGCGGGTTCCCGAACGACAGCGAGGAAGACCTCGAGCGGCGCGTCCAGTTGCGGCTGCGCCGGCAGAACCTGCTGGAGGGCAAGGACGCTCCCACGCTGTGGGTGGTGATGGAGGAGGCCGTCCTGCACCGCGTCGTCGGCGGTGCCGAGGTGATGCGCGCGCAGATCGACCGGCTCCTCGAGGCCTCGGAGCTGGAACACATCAGCATCGACGTCGTTCCCTTCTCCGCGGGCGCCCACGTCGGCGCGTGCGCCCCCTTCACCTACTTCCGGTTCGAGGAGCCGGAGCTGCCCGACGTCGTCTACAGCGAGATCCTCACCGCCTCGATGTACCTGGACCAGCGTTCCGACGTCGCCGCCCATCTGGAAGCGCACAACCGGATGTCGCTGCTGACCTCGTCCGCAGACAGCAGGGCGCTCTTGCAACACATGCGCAAGGAGTACTCATGA
- a CDS encoding DEAD/DEAH box helicase: MTKTLRAHQREAVDAVLRALELPADRTVPERGLRTQVVMATGSGKTLVAVRSAEELRAGRVLVLVPSLDLLAQTEAAWRDGGRTGPMIGVSSLRGEEAAFPNTTDAGELVDWVRPFDKVTVFATYASLGLGTLERAHAAGLPGWDLIVVDEAHRTSGRIGKPWAVVHDNTRIPALRRLYMTATPRLWQLDEDSGPGVPGELVASMEDDPAGPFGARCHTLTLSEAIDRGICAPYQVVCLDITDTQLQAAQLLGIEGRSDRVRGARLAALQAALVKASAEEDFRRTLVFHHLVKEAEAFAAGLPGVAARLRAQDPALYPETVWADWLCGDHPPVHRKRVLTEFARGVATDGTAVDKSFLGSVKVLGEGVDTRDCDSVYFADVRGSMPDLVQAVGRALRMRPGEGKTASLVVPVLLGPGETPDTMLTSRAYGGLAKLLEALRAHDARVVEQLAQPQAQSRVRGVQSRSGGEEDEGAGSGGGDRLSAPARELLKFSTPRDPARLAAFINLRVLDPEHAHWRRGVEAASLYARAHGDLRVPFTYRVPGRDEPEAEAEGWPASLAGFPLGQWIADARRFHARGTLDAGRVEQLERLGMIWSHFDVAWEEGLAAARGWAEENGHLLAPLDATYQGYKVGIWLKNQRAAARRAAEIEQQDAEGLPVEAPGGVLSQERRERLEDIDPSWCPAWPVAWQRCFHLVRLHLEAGGTLPTAPGEAVRQGEDLGRWVRAQRLGWDRLTTAQQWLCEHVLGIEPAAQDEKPEPRRSHADKWALNYAAAQQFYRREGHLRVPRKHVERVVIEARRDSAGGEGREIRELKLGAWISNQRSRAATLSPERIKKLSAIGMRWT, translated from the coding sequence GTGACGAAGACTCTGCGCGCTCACCAGCGCGAGGCGGTGGACGCGGTCCTCCGCGCGCTCGAGTTGCCTGCGGACCGCACCGTTCCCGAGCGCGGGCTGCGGACTCAGGTGGTCATGGCGACCGGCTCGGGGAAGACTCTCGTCGCCGTGCGCAGCGCCGAGGAGCTGCGGGCCGGCCGTGTGCTGGTGCTCGTGCCCTCGCTGGACCTGCTCGCGCAGACCGAGGCCGCGTGGCGCGACGGCGGCCGTACGGGGCCGATGATCGGGGTGTCCTCCCTGCGCGGGGAGGAGGCGGCGTTCCCCAACACCACGGACGCGGGCGAGCTGGTCGACTGGGTGCGGCCGTTCGACAAGGTGACCGTGTTCGCCACGTACGCCTCGCTCGGGCTGGGCACGCTGGAGCGCGCACACGCCGCCGGGCTTCCGGGCTGGGATCTGATCGTGGTCGACGAGGCGCACCGGACCTCCGGGCGGATCGGCAAGCCCTGGGCGGTCGTCCACGACAACACCCGTATCCCCGCCCTGCGGCGCCTGTACATGACGGCCACGCCCCGGCTGTGGCAGCTCGACGAGGACAGCGGGCCGGGCGTGCCGGGCGAGCTGGTGGCCTCGATGGAGGACGACCCTGCCGGGCCGTTCGGGGCGCGCTGCCACACCCTGACGCTCTCGGAGGCGATCGACCGGGGCATCTGCGCGCCGTACCAGGTCGTGTGCCTGGACATCACCGACACCCAGCTGCAGGCCGCCCAGCTCCTGGGCATCGAAGGCCGCTCGGACCGGGTGCGCGGGGCGCGGCTCGCCGCTCTGCAGGCCGCGCTGGTGAAGGCGTCGGCCGAGGAGGACTTCCGGCGCACGCTCGTCTTCCACCACCTGGTGAAGGAGGCCGAGGCGTTCGCGGCCGGCCTTCCCGGCGTCGCCGCACGGCTGCGTGCTCAGGACCCGGCGCTGTACCCCGAGACGGTCTGGGCCGACTGGCTGTGCGGCGATCACCCGCCGGTCCACCGCAAGCGCGTCCTCACCGAGTTCGCCCGAGGCGTCGCGACCGACGGCACCGCGGTGGACAAGAGCTTCCTGGGATCCGTGAAGGTGCTGGGCGAGGGCGTCGACACCCGCGACTGCGACTCGGTCTACTTCGCCGACGTACGCGGCTCCATGCCCGACCTCGTACAGGCCGTCGGCCGGGCCCTGCGGATGCGGCCCGGCGAAGGCAAGACCGCCTCCCTCGTCGTGCCCGTCCTGCTCGGGCCGGGAGAGACGCCGGACACCATGCTGACCAGCCGGGCGTACGGCGGCCTCGCCAAACTCCTGGAGGCGCTCCGGGCGCACGATGCCCGTGTCGTGGAACAGCTCGCCCAGCCGCAGGCCCAGAGCCGGGTCAGGGGCGTGCAGAGCCGCAGCGGGGGCGAGGAGGACGAGGGCGCCGGCAGCGGCGGAGGCGACCGGTTGTCGGCGCCGGCCCGGGAACTGCTGAAGTTCTCCACCCCGCGTGACCCCGCCCGGCTGGCCGCCTTCATCAACCTGCGGGTCCTCGATCCCGAGCACGCCCACTGGCGCCGCGGCGTCGAAGCCGCGTCCCTCTACGCCCGCGCGCACGGTGATCTGAGGGTCCCGTTCACCTACCGCGTGCCGGGCCGCGACGAGCCGGAGGCGGAGGCCGAGGGGTGGCCGGCCTCGCTCGCCGGGTTCCCGCTGGGGCAGTGGATCGCCGACGCCCGCAGGTTCCACGCCCGCGGGACGCTGGACGCCGGCCGTGTCGAGCAACTGGAACGGCTCGGCATGATCTGGAGCCACTTCGATGTGGCCTGGGAGGAGGGCCTGGCCGCCGCGCGGGGGTGGGCCGAGGAGAACGGGCACCTCCTGGCCCCGCTGGACGCCACGTACCAGGGCTACAAGGTCGGCATCTGGCTGAAGAACCAGCGGGCCGCCGCGCGCCGGGCCGCGGAGATCGAGCAGCAGGATGCCGAGGGCCTGCCGGTGGAGGCGCCGGGAGGGGTGCTGTCCCAGGAACGGCGCGAGCGGCTGGAGGACATCGACCCGTCGTGGTGCCCGGCCTGGCCGGTGGCATGGCAGCGCTGCTTCCATCTGGTCCGGCTGCACCTCGAGGCCGGCGGCACACTGCCCACGGCGCCGGGCGAGGCCGTACGCCAGGGCGAGGACCTCGGGCGCTGGGTGCGCGCCCAGCGGCTCGGCTGGGACCGGCTCACCACCGCGCAGCAGTGGCTGTGCGAGCACGTCCTCGGCATCGAGCCCGCGGCCCAGGACGAGAAACCCGAGCCGCGCCGCAGCCACGCCGACAAGTGGGCCCTCAACTACGCCGCGGCCCAGCAGTTCTACCGGCGCGAGGGCCACCTGCGGGTACCGCGCAAACACGTCGAACGGGTCGTCATCGAGGCCCGCCGGGACAGCGCCGGCGGCGAGGGCCGGGAGATCCGGGAACTCAAACTGGGCGCGTGGATCAGCAACCAGCGCAGCAGAGCAGCGACCCTCTCCCCCGAACGGATCAAAAAGCTCTCCGCCATCGGCATGCGCTGGACGTAG
- a CDS encoding DUF1707 SHOCT-like domain-containing protein, whose amino-acid sequence MSGEMSPTGKRSGPGSPPELRASHADRDRVVDVLRIAAGDGLLTAEELDERLEAALSARTFGELAELTADLPPVSATAGVTGAEVKDVVRIEQVFSGAVERSGRWVVPRRLELAVTYCDVTLDFTEAVITHDTLRIDVNMAGKTLTLVTRPGVVVDVDGLRLVHSRVTYRHTPTDPGTPVTLRVELVGEKAHGRVVVRPPRRTLGQWLLRRPAFPSSGD is encoded by the coding sequence ATGTCGGGAGAGATGTCGCCCACCGGGAAGCGCTCCGGTCCCGGCTCGCCGCCCGAGCTGCGCGCCTCGCACGCGGACCGGGACCGCGTGGTCGATGTGCTGCGCATCGCGGCGGGCGACGGCCTGCTGACCGCCGAGGAGCTGGACGAGCGCCTGGAAGCCGCTCTGTCGGCGCGGACTTTCGGCGAGCTGGCCGAACTCACCGCCGACCTGCCGCCCGTGTCGGCCACGGCCGGGGTGACGGGAGCAGAGGTCAAGGACGTCGTCCGGATCGAACAGGTCTTCAGCGGAGCCGTCGAGCGCTCAGGGCGCTGGGTGGTGCCGCGGAGGCTGGAACTCGCGGTGACGTACTGCGACGTCACGCTCGACTTCACCGAGGCCGTGATCACGCACGACACCCTGCGGATCGACGTGAACATGGCCGGGAAGACCCTGACGCTGGTCACGCGGCCGGGCGTCGTGGTCGACGTCGACGGCCTGCGGCTGGTGCACAGCAGGGTCACGTACCGCCACACCCCGACGGATCCCGGCACTCCGGTCACCCTGCGCGTGGAGCTCGTCGGGGAGAAGGCCCACGGCCGCGTCGTGGTACGGCCCCCGCGCCGGACGCTCGGACAGTGGCTGCTGCGCAGGCCCGCATTTCCTTCGTCAGGCGATTGA
- a CDS encoding ATP-binding SpoIIE family protein phosphatase, whose product MDPTPSASSGSPFDMVSGALANYIPRGGKRAGTGAAAPPDEHRDRRPACAEPDNGGQEQILGAVTLDRDLRITACNLDAAPFEGVKAAPGTAFTDLLPPGDVPTVTQRLQRVLETGEAHVARVQRLRRDDGTELVVSMSILPAAPPQEGLTVSLIAMAKRLHLYASATAIGTSLDIGETAQSLAQSLLAWGDVAAVDLDYAVWTGEAVTEQAQDRIRLRRAALVPDRAWPEGYLTPGDNLPREASRLLAGAVMRDDEPQPIVIPDREAIEGVLKDPKLVRALVPGDRPMSVACIPLVVEGPEGSSGPIVLGVTEVWRRPERLFRGSELLDLQELVAKTARHVDLARQHQREHAQVLALQRRLLPRVGSDTIEVASVYEPTTPDSAGVGGDWVNSFPLPGDRTALVVGDVVGHGLGAAAAMGQLSMEARALLSAGLGPGEVLERLDETVTLLDDTEAGLAAGYSALGSTCCIAVYDPVDHRIVMSNAGHLPPVLVHPDGSAKTVAAQPHPGLGAEFAVREPFDVQEFAAPPGSLLALYTDGLVEDPTASIDEGIGRLTDVVREVHPWDDLQSAARRVVAALAPRGRLRDDVTLLLARMSGRRSRDAATWRLPARGDTAARSRELASPLLRQWHISDPVRDSALLVISELVTNAVRFGTGPVSLRLVRAGGRLSCEVGDNGNGLPRLRRGELLDDSGRGLHVVHKLTTRWGVRWTETGKAVWAELGA is encoded by the coding sequence ATGGACCCCACACCCTCCGCTTCCTCTGGTTCGCCGTTCGACATGGTCAGCGGCGCCCTGGCGAACTACATCCCCAGGGGCGGAAAGAGGGCGGGCACCGGCGCTGCCGCTCCCCCGGACGAGCATCGTGACCGCCGGCCCGCGTGCGCCGAGCCGGACAACGGGGGTCAGGAGCAGATTCTCGGGGCGGTCACCCTCGACCGGGATCTGCGGATCACCGCCTGCAATCTGGACGCCGCCCCTTTCGAGGGCGTGAAGGCCGCGCCGGGAACGGCTTTCACCGATCTGCTGCCGCCCGGTGACGTGCCGACGGTGACACAGCGGTTGCAGCGGGTCCTCGAGACGGGGGAGGCGCACGTCGCCCGGGTCCAGCGACTGCGGCGGGACGACGGGACGGAGCTCGTGGTCTCGATGAGCATCCTGCCGGCCGCGCCACCGCAGGAAGGGCTGACGGTCTCGCTGATCGCCATGGCCAAGCGGCTGCACCTGTACGCCTCGGCGACCGCGATCGGCACGTCCCTGGACATCGGCGAGACCGCGCAGTCCCTGGCCCAGTCCCTGCTGGCGTGGGGGGACGTGGCCGCCGTCGACCTCGACTACGCCGTGTGGACGGGAGAGGCCGTCACCGAGCAGGCGCAGGACCGCATCCGGTTGCGGCGCGCGGCCCTGGTGCCGGACCGCGCCTGGCCCGAGGGGTATCTGACACCCGGGGACAACCTCCCCCGCGAGGCGAGCCGGCTGCTGGCCGGTGCGGTCATGCGCGACGACGAACCGCAGCCCATCGTCATCCCCGACCGTGAGGCGATCGAGGGGGTGCTGAAAGATCCCAAGCTGGTGCGCGCCCTGGTGCCCGGCGACCGGCCGATGAGCGTCGCGTGCATACCGCTGGTCGTGGAAGGACCGGAAGGCTCGTCCGGACCCATCGTGCTGGGCGTGACCGAGGTGTGGCGGCGTCCGGAGCGCCTCTTCCGCGGCAGTGAGCTGCTCGATCTGCAGGAACTCGTGGCGAAGACCGCCCGCCATGTGGATCTGGCCCGCCAGCATCAGCGTGAGCACGCCCAGGTCCTGGCGCTGCAGCGCCGGCTGCTGCCGCGGGTCGGCAGCGACACCATCGAGGTCGCCAGCGTCTACGAGCCCACCACCCCCGACAGTGCCGGCGTGGGCGGTGACTGGGTGAACAGCTTTCCGCTGCCGGGCGACCGTACCGCGCTGGTGGTCGGCGACGTCGTGGGGCACGGTCTCGGGGCGGCGGCTGCCATGGGCCAGCTGAGCATGGAGGCCCGCGCGCTGCTGTCGGCCGGGCTGGGCCCCGGGGAGGTGCTGGAGCGCCTGGACGAGACGGTCACCCTCCTCGACGACACGGAGGCGGGCCTGGCGGCCGGCTACAGCGCGCTCGGCTCGACGTGCTGCATCGCGGTCTACGATCCGGTCGACCACCGGATCGTGATGTCCAACGCCGGCCACCTGCCCCCGGTCCTCGTCCATCCCGACGGCTCCGCCAAGACGGTCGCGGCGCAGCCCCACCCGGGGCTGGGGGCCGAGTTCGCCGTGCGGGAGCCGTTCGACGTGCAGGAGTTCGCCGCTCCGCCCGGCTCGCTTCTCGCCCTCTACACCGACGGCCTGGTGGAGGATCCGACGGCCTCGATCGACGAGGGCATCGGCCGGCTGACGGACGTGGTGCGCGAGGTGCATCCCTGGGACGACCTGCAGTCGGCCGCGCGTCGCGTGGTCGCCGCGCTGGCACCGCGGGGGCGCCTTCGGGACGACGTGACGCTGCTGCTCGCCCGTATGTCCGGCCGCCGCAGCCGGGACGCCGCGACCTGGCGCCTGCCGGCCCGCGGCGACACCGCCGCCCGCAGCCGCGAGCTGGCCTCCCCGCTGCTGCGGCAATGGCACATCAGTGACCCGGTGCGGGACAGTGCGCTGCTGGTGATCAGCGAACTGGTCACCAACGCCGTCCGGTTCGGCACCGGTCCCGTCTCGCTGCGGCTGGTGCGGGCCGGAGGGCGCCTGTCGTGCGAGGTGGGCGACAACGGCAACGGCCTGCCGCGCCTGCGCCGTGGTGAACTGCTCGACGACAGCGGGCGCGGCCTGCACGTCGTCCACAAGCTCACCACACGCTGGGGCGTGCGGTGGACCGAGACCGGCAAGGCCGTCTGGGCGGAACTGGGCGCGTGA
- a CDS encoding type III polyketide synthase, producing the protein MGAYLCPPAVIHGEHAVETGQILAEVRSRHPQAPWLPRIDSIAASTGIVSRGWMLPLEAATAPGGGSGLRTPGVGPAREALARDGFTDEEVNRVIAALEAIPAPQTIEERTAPAWAAVQSYGERAARQALETAGLDAADVDCLITSHSTTPALPGLDLSLLNQLPLRDDVLLLPATQWACIAGTRSLALAAELVAADPDRVVLVVISEALSTTYQPADDTLESLIVRLLFADTAVAAVVTGRPRTESVLRLDAAWHHTLPGTSDLHRLDTRSDGTHFVMDRRGPRAVQETVAAMWKWLHGRHQHDAEAWHPDLLLAHPGGTRVLEYMEQTMPDAWPEDLLAYSRDSYTTGNRGGAAVLDILRRACDAGQKTGSRTVLYAAAPGLTATALEGEWL; encoded by the coding sequence GTGGGCGCCTACTTGTGTCCTCCGGCCGTGATACACGGCGAACATGCAGTGGAAACCGGCCAGATACTGGCAGAGGTGCGGAGCCGGCATCCGCAGGCGCCGTGGCTGCCGCGCATCGACAGCATCGCCGCGAGCACGGGCATCGTCTCCCGCGGGTGGATGCTGCCGCTGGAGGCGGCCACCGCGCCCGGCGGCGGGAGCGGACTGCGAACTCCTGGCGTCGGCCCGGCCCGTGAGGCACTGGCCCGCGACGGCTTCACCGACGAGGAAGTGAACCGCGTGATCGCGGCGCTGGAAGCGATACCGGCGCCGCAGACCATCGAGGAGCGCACCGCGCCGGCCTGGGCGGCCGTCCAGTCGTACGGTGAGCGCGCCGCCCGCCAGGCCCTGGAGACCGCCGGACTGGACGCCGCAGACGTCGACTGCCTGATCACCAGCCACTCCACCACCCCGGCCCTGCCCGGGCTGGACCTGTCCCTGCTCAACCAACTCCCGCTGCGCGACGACGTGCTGCTGCTGCCGGCCACCCAGTGGGCCTGCATCGCCGGCACCCGGTCGCTGGCGCTGGCGGCCGAGCTGGTCGCCGCGGACCCCGACCGGGTGGTGCTGGTCGTGATCTCGGAGGCGCTGAGCACGACCTACCAGCCCGCCGACGACACGCTGGAGTCCCTGATCGTCCGGCTGCTGTTCGCGGACACCGCGGTGGCCGCGGTGGTCACCGGCCGCCCCAGGACGGAGTCGGTCCTGCGGCTGGACGCGGCCTGGCACCACACCCTGCCCGGCACCTCGGACCTGCACCGGCTCGACACCCGGTCCGACGGCACGCATTTCGTGATGGACCGGCGCGGGCCGCGTGCCGTGCAGGAGACGGTCGCCGCGATGTGGAAGTGGCTGCACGGACGCCACCAGCACGACGCCGAGGCATGGCATCCCGATCTGCTGCTCGCGCACCCCGGCGGCACCCGGGTGCTGGAGTACATGGAGCAGACGATGCCCGACGCGTGGCCGGAGGATCTGCTCGCCTACAGCCGGGACAGCTACACCACCGGCAACCGCGGCGGCGCCGCCGTGCTCGACATCCTGCGGCGCGCGTGCGACGCCGGTCAGAAGACGGGCAGCCGTACGGTCCTGTACGCGGCCGCGCCCGGACTGACCGCCACGGCCCTGGAAGGCGAGTGGCTCTAG